In a single window of the Rhodothermales bacterium genome:
- a CDS encoding RICIN domain-containing protein, whose product MPKQAFPHIKNTMINTTYSLVRALLVVSCLGVGLLAAATATAQSGGWQVHEGTAARHNFGTVIPNGDTEGFLSGSQIPASNDSGWSNVSNDQSLRWSGPGGTPCRAQANYTYFETFVLPGPDEGFAIDFTNVDDAARVTVFAGEEGINNGVNVPDLVGLRESKTVDLSPYLKSDDVNRIVITLADVCGAGNGLSAQVRSVPGAGGSEIAANEGTPTESAPTPGTWYLLKSMSHEDAECLESNGRGGQFGGNAVMTPCRSQTGQLWQVQDAGNGYYRLKSSERGEGECFESNSRESDYMGGSAYMDDCQNVSGQLWKVESADNGFYRLKSMFRGENECLEANGRGSDQMGGTAFMDDCQNVTGQLWRFDAHGPISEAASDY is encoded by the coding sequence ATGCCTAAGCAGGCATTCCCACACATCAAGAATACCATGATCAATACAACCTACTCCCTCGTCAGGGCTCTCCTCGTCGTGAGCTGCCTCGGCGTCGGCCTGCTCGCTGCGGCCACCGCGACCGCCCAGAGCGGGGGCTGGCAAGTGCATGAAGGAACCGCTGCCCGCCACAACTTCGGCACGGTTATCCCCAATGGTGACACCGAAGGGTTCTTGAGCGGGTCGCAGATTCCCGCCTCGAATGATAGCGGGTGGTCGAACGTGTCTAACGATCAATCCCTCCGCTGGAGCGGCCCGGGCGGAACGCCCTGCCGCGCGCAAGCCAACTACACCTATTTCGAGACGTTCGTGCTCCCCGGTCCCGACGAAGGGTTCGCGATCGACTTCACGAATGTGGACGATGCCGCGCGCGTCACCGTCTTCGCCGGGGAAGAGGGCATCAACAACGGGGTGAACGTCCCCGACCTCGTTGGTCTCCGAGAGAGCAAGACGGTGGACCTCTCGCCCTACCTCAAGTCCGACGACGTCAACCGCATCGTCATCACGCTCGCCGACGTGTGCGGGGCCGGCAATGGCCTGAGCGCACAGGTACGATCTGTACCCGGCGCGGGCGGCAGCGAGATCGCGGCCAACGAGGGCACGCCTACCGAGAGCGCACCGACCCCCGGCACGTGGTACCTCCTCAAGTCCATGTCTCACGAGGACGCCGAGTGCCTGGAGAGCAACGGTCGCGGTGGTCAGTTCGGCGGCAACGCTGTCATGACGCCCTGCCGCAGCCAGACGGGGCAACTGTGGCAGGTCCAGGACGCCGGAAACGGCTATTACCGCCTCAAGAGCAGCGAGCGCGGCGAGGGCGAGTGCTTCGAGAGCAACAGCAGGGAATCCGACTACATGGGTGGCTCGGCCTATATGGACGACTGCCAGAACGTATCAGGACAGCTGTGGAAGGTTGAGTCGGCCGACAACGGGTTCTATCGCCTGAAGTCCATGTTCCGGGGCGAGAACGAGTGTCTCGAGGCCAACGGTCGGGGATCTGACCAAATGGGGGGGACGGCCTTTATGGACGACTGCCAGAACGTGACGGGGCAACTATGGCGCTTCGACGCGCACGGACCGATTAGCGAGGCCGCGTCCGACTACTAG
- a CDS encoding ATP-binding cassette domain-containing protein — protein sequence MSLPALPSDPVLRTEGLTHTVGGRVLVDGVSVEVARGDVLAVVGPSGAGKSSLLRLLNRLDEPTAGTVYLDGVDYRTLPPRTLRQRVGMVMQAPYLFPGTVAENIGFGPEQHGKHLAREDLARLLERVGLGGFEDRDVARLSGGEAQRVSVARTLANRPEVLLLDEPTSALDEEAKADVEELLADVVRDRALTAVLVTHDPGQAARLADRVLTLEAGRVVGIQPATEASHA from the coding sequence ATGTCCCTCCCGGCCCTCCCCTCCGACCCCGTCCTCCGAACGGAGGGCCTCACACACACGGTCGGCGGGCGGGTCCTCGTGGACGGCGTGTCCGTCGAGGTCGCGCGCGGGGACGTCCTCGCCGTCGTCGGGCCGAGCGGGGCCGGGAAGTCGTCGCTCCTCCGCCTCCTCAACCGGCTCGACGAGCCGACGGCAGGGACGGTCTACCTCGACGGGGTGGACTACCGCACGCTGCCACCGCGCACGCTCCGCCAACGGGTCGGGATGGTGATGCAGGCGCCGTACCTCTTCCCCGGAACGGTCGCCGAGAACATCGGCTTCGGGCCGGAGCAGCACGGAAAGCACCTGGCGCGGGAGGACCTCGCCCGGCTGCTGGAGCGCGTCGGGCTCGGGGGATTCGAGGACCGGGATGTGGCGCGGCTCTCGGGGGGAGAGGCACAGCGCGTCTCCGTCGCCCGGACGCTCGCCAACCGGCCCGAGGTGCTCCTGCTCGACGAGCCGACCTCCGCGCTCGACGAGGAGGCCAAGGCCGATGTCGAGGAGCTGCTGGCGGACGTCGTGCGGGACCGGGCGTTGACGGCCGTCCTCGTCACACACGATCCCGGGCAGGCCGCGCGGCTGGCGGACCGCGTCCTCACGCTCGAAGCCGGTCGCGTGGTCGGAATTCAACCCGCCACGGAGGCCTCGCATGCTTAG
- a CDS encoding ABC transporter permease produces the protein MLSGLFDHELTLGAVQAVVAAVLALAVALVARRQKIRLLGETGIALARGIVQIVVVGALLVVVFQGPLWTGVLVLAAMMGAAGAIAGKRAEGIPGAFRVSFYGIVGGAGLVILLMTLLGAIQPELTSMIPVGSMLIANSMNTAALSLERFRSEVTAHTGYVEAALALGADPNVAVRPYAQAAVTAGMIPRLDSLSSLGIVWIPGLMAGMIIAGGNPIYAAVYQFVVIAMIYAASGLTALVSTLLLRPGAFTAAEQLALRPSGTR, from the coding sequence ATGCTTAGCGGCCTCTTCGACCACGAACTCACTCTCGGGGCCGTGCAGGCCGTCGTGGCGGCCGTCCTCGCCCTCGCTGTGGCGCTCGTCGCGCGGCGGCAGAAGATCCGGCTGCTCGGCGAGACGGGCATCGCGCTCGCGCGGGGGATCGTGCAGATCGTCGTCGTCGGGGCGCTCCTCGTCGTCGTTTTTCAGGGCCCGCTGTGGACGGGCGTGCTCGTCCTCGCGGCGATGATGGGCGCGGCCGGCGCGATTGCCGGGAAGCGGGCGGAGGGAATTCCCGGCGCGTTCCGCGTCTCGTTCTATGGCATCGTCGGCGGGGCCGGGCTCGTGATCCTGCTGATGACGCTGCTCGGCGCGATCCAGCCGGAGCTGACATCGATGATCCCCGTCGGGAGCATGCTCATCGCCAACAGCATGAACACGGCGGCGCTCTCGCTGGAGCGGTTCCGGAGCGAGGTCACCGCTCACACGGGCTACGTCGAGGCCGCCCTCGCCCTCGGCGCCGACCCGAACGTGGCCGTCCGGCCGTACGCGCAGGCCGCCGTCACCGCCGGCATGATCCCCCGCCTCGACTCGCTCAGCTCGCTCGGCATCGTGTGGATTCCGGGGCTCATGGCCGGGATGATCATCGCGGGCGGGAATCCCATCTACGCGGCGGTCTACCAGTTCGTCGTGATCGCGATGATCTACGCGGCGAGTGGGCTGACAGCGCTCGTGAGCACCCTCCTGCTGCGCCCCGGCGCCTTCACCGCGGCCGAGCAGCTAGCCCTCCGTCCGAGCGGCACCCGCTGA
- a CDS encoding amidase, producing MPPLLAVRSLLITVALSALSLGLAPTAHAQPTACAVDEASVVELQAAMTEGRCSARQITEAYLARIEALDRSGPTLRSVLAVNSDALALADALDAERVAGTVRGPLHGIPVLLKDNVGTADRMPTTAGALALDGVIAPADAFIVERLRAAGAVVLGKTNLSEWANFRSTNSSSGWSALGGQTKNPYVLDRSPCGSSAGTGAAIAASLAAVGVGTETDGSVVCPSSANGLVGIKPTVGLVSRAGIIPLSHSQDTAGPMARTVADAAALLSAMAGADPADTTTAAAAPHRAADYTAFLDATGLEGARLGVLRASHFGDSPDTDRIAGEAVEAMRAAGAVIVDSLGLPGGYRGDEFTVLLYDFKHDLDAYLAAHPTAPVRSLADVIAFNEAHAEASMPWFGQELLEMAQAKGPLTDSTYQRALARSRGRARAGIDSLMDAHDLDALVAPTGSPAWPIDLVNGDHFITSSSQPAAVSGYPNVTVPAGLVHGLPVGVSFIGRRWSEPVLIRLAYAYEQATRHRAPPRYLPTLPDE from the coding sequence ATGCCTCCGCTCCTTGCCGTCCGCTCTCTCCTCATCACGGTGGCCCTGAGTGCCCTTTCGCTCGGTCTCGCTCCGACGGCGCACGCCCAGCCAACGGCCTGCGCCGTCGACGAGGCCTCCGTCGTGGAGCTGCAGGCGGCGATGACGGAGGGGCGCTGCTCGGCGCGGCAGATCACCGAGGCGTACCTCGCCCGGATCGAGGCCCTCGACCGGAGCGGGCCGACGCTCCGCTCCGTCCTCGCCGTCAACTCCGACGCCCTCGCGCTCGCCGACGCGCTCGATGCCGAGCGGGTCGCCGGGACGGTGCGCGGGCCGCTCCACGGCATCCCCGTCCTCCTCAAAGACAACGTGGGCACGGCCGACCGGATGCCGACGACGGCCGGGGCGCTCGCGCTCGACGGCGTCATCGCCCCGGCGGACGCGTTCATCGTCGAGCGGCTGCGCGCGGCCGGGGCGGTCGTCCTCGGCAAGACGAACCTCAGCGAGTGGGCCAACTTCCGCTCGACGAACTCGTCGTCGGGGTGGAGCGCGCTCGGGGGGCAGACGAAGAACCCTTACGTGCTCGACCGCTCGCCCTGCGGCTCGTCGGCGGGCACCGGCGCGGCGATTGCGGCGAGCCTCGCCGCCGTCGGCGTCGGGACGGAGACGGACGGCTCGGTCGTGTGCCCGTCGTCGGCGAACGGCCTCGTGGGGATCAAGCCGACGGTGGGACTCGTCAGCCGCGCAGGCATCATCCCGCTCTCGCACAGCCAGGACACCGCCGGGCCGATGGCGCGGACCGTCGCCGACGCGGCGGCCCTGCTTTCGGCGATGGCGGGCGCCGACCCCGCCGACACGACGACGGCCGCCGCAGCCCCGCACCGCGCCGCCGACTACACCGCGTTCCTCGACGCGACCGGGCTCGAAGGCGCCCGCCTCGGGGTGCTCCGGGCGTCGCACTTCGGCGACAGCCCGGACACCGACCGGATCGCGGGCGAGGCCGTCGAGGCGATGCGCGCCGCCGGGGCCGTGATCGTCGACTCGCTCGGGCTCCCCGGCGGCTACCGCGGCGACGAGTTCACCGTCCTCCTCTACGACTTCAAGCACGACCTCGACGCCTACCTCGCCGCCCATCCGACGGCGCCCGTGCGGTCGCTCGCCGACGTGATCGCCTTCAACGAGGCGCACGCCGAGGCGTCGATGCCGTGGTTCGGGCAGGAGCTTCTGGAGATGGCGCAGGCGAAGGGTCCGCTCACGGACTCGACCTACCAGCGCGCGCTCGCCCGCAGCCGGGGCCGCGCCCGCGCCGGGATCGACAGCCTGATGGACGCCCACGACCTCGACGCGCTCGTCGCCCCGACGGGCAGCCCGGCGTGGCCGATCGACCTCGTCAACGGCGACCACTTCATCACGTCGAGTTCGCAGCCGGCGGCGGTGTCCGGCTATCCGAACGTGACCGTCCCGGCCGGGCTCGTGCACGGCCTGCCCGTCGGCGTGTCGTTCATCGGGCGGCGATGGAGCGAGCCGGTGCTGATCCGGCTGGCCTATGCCTACGAGCAGGCCACGCGCCACCGTGCACCGCCGCGCTATCTCCCGACGCTGCCGGATGAGTGA
- a CDS encoding creatininase family protein → MRPYLLAEVTWAEARDADYAVAVLPWGATEPHNFHLPYATDTTLAEGVAAEAARRAWESGTRVVVLPAIPYGANAMQLGLGPTIDLSPSTQAHVLRDIVRSLEAAGIPRLVILNAHGGNGFKPLLRELQAQTEVFLAAVDWWRVLPAADYFDEPGDHAGELETSAMQHLCPDLVRPLSEAGSGAERRFRVQALSEGWAWAPRDWRRMTADTGVGDPRAATPEKGAAFVEAVVGRIASFIEEFAAMDPSDPYL, encoded by the coding sequence ATGCGCCCTTACCTACTCGCCGAGGTTACGTGGGCTGAGGCCCGAGACGCTGACTACGCCGTCGCGGTGCTTCCGTGGGGCGCGACAGAGCCGCACAACTTCCACCTCCCGTACGCGACGGACACCACCCTGGCCGAAGGCGTCGCGGCTGAGGCGGCGCGGCGTGCATGGGAGTCGGGCACGCGCGTGGTCGTCTTGCCTGCGATACCGTATGGCGCGAACGCGATGCAACTCGGCCTCGGCCCGACGATTGATCTCAGCCCGAGCACGCAGGCCCACGTCTTGCGCGATATCGTGCGCAGCCTGGAAGCGGCCGGTATCCCACGCCTCGTGATCCTCAACGCGCACGGCGGCAACGGCTTCAAACCGCTTCTCCGTGAGCTGCAAGCGCAGACCGAGGTCTTCCTCGCGGCTGTGGACTGGTGGCGCGTCCTGCCTGCCGCCGACTATTTCGACGAGCCCGGCGACCACGCGGGCGAATTGGAAACGAGCGCCATGCAGCACCTCTGCCCCGACCTCGTACGGCCCCTCTCCGAAGCAGGCAGCGGTGCCGAGCGACGGTTCCGCGTGCAGGCACTTAGCGAGGGCTGGGCGTGGGCCCCGCGAGACTGGCGCCGGATGACGGCCGATACGGGGGTGGGCGATCCACGCGCTGCGACCCCCGAGAAAGGAGCGGCGTTCGTGGAAGCTGTGGTCGGGCGCATCGCATCGTTTATCGAAGAGTTTGCCGCCATGGATCCATCCGATCCGTACCTCTGA
- a CDS encoding adenosylhomocysteinase, translating to MDHKEGAYKVKDLSLADAGRMRIEWAESRMPVLMRLREEYSKTQPFKGYKITGCLHVTKETAVLIETLAACGAEVSWSGCNPLSTNDEVAAALAKAGIEIYAWYGQNTEEFYWSIDRTIDKTPDTTLDDGADLIFRVHSAFPEKMKDIIGGSEETTTGVHRLRAMADDGKLGYPVYAVNDAETKWDFDNVYGTGQSTLDGILRASSVLLAGKNFVVAGYGHCGRGVAMRAKGMGANVIITEVLATAALKATLEGMRVMTMEEAAKVGDIFVTATGMKDIIRGEHFLSMKEGAIVCNTGHYDVELNLKELAELSKDTRMIRTDNREYTLENGKKVYVLADGRLVNLAAAEGHPSEVMDMSFANQFQAHLALIKAHEAGEDVPNKVLDLPVELDQEIAGIKLETMGMKIDTLTDEQVAYATDYSAGT from the coding sequence ATGGACCACAAAGAAGGCGCGTACAAAGTCAAAGACCTTTCCCTCGCCGATGCCGGCCGGATGCGCATCGAGTGGGCCGAGAGCCGGATGCCCGTGCTCATGCGGCTCCGCGAGGAGTACAGCAAGACGCAGCCCTTCAAGGGCTACAAGATCACCGGCTGCCTCCACGTGACGAAGGAGACCGCCGTCCTCATCGAGACGCTCGCCGCGTGCGGCGCCGAGGTGTCGTGGAGCGGCTGCAACCCGCTCTCGACCAACGACGAGGTCGCCGCGGCCCTCGCCAAGGCGGGCATCGAGATCTACGCCTGGTACGGCCAGAACACCGAGGAATTCTACTGGTCCATCGACCGGACGATCGACAAGACGCCGGACACCACGCTCGACGACGGCGCCGACCTCATCTTCCGCGTCCACTCCGCGTTCCCCGAGAAGATGAAGGACATCATCGGCGGCTCCGAGGAGACGACGACCGGCGTCCACCGCCTCCGCGCGATGGCCGACGACGGCAAGCTCGGCTACCCCGTCTACGCCGTCAACGACGCCGAGACGAAGTGGGACTTCGACAACGTCTACGGCACCGGGCAGTCCACGCTCGACGGCATCCTCCGCGCCTCGTCGGTGCTCCTCGCCGGCAAGAACTTCGTCGTCGCGGGCTACGGCCACTGCGGCCGCGGCGTCGCGATGCGCGCGAAGGGCATGGGCGCCAACGTCATCATCACCGAAGTCCTGGCGACGGCCGCCCTCAAGGCCACGCTCGAAGGCATGCGCGTGATGACGATGGAAGAGGCCGCCAAAGTCGGCGACATCTTCGTGACCGCGACGGGCATGAAGGACATCATCCGCGGCGAGCACTTCCTCTCAATGAAGGAGGGCGCGATCGTCTGCAATACGGGCCACTATGACGTGGAGCTGAACCTGAAGGAGCTCGCCGAGCTCTCGAAGGACACCCGGATGATCCGCACCGACAACCGCGAGTACACCCTCGAGAACGGGAAGAAGGTCTACGTCCTCGCCGACGGCCGGCTCGTCAACCTCGCCGCCGCCGAGGGGCACCCGAGCGAGGTGATGGACATGAGCTTCGCCAACCAGTTCCAGGCCCACCTCGCCCTCATCAAGGCGCACGAGGCCGGGGAAGACGTGCCGAACAAGGTGCTCGACCTTCCGGTGGAGCTCGACCAGGAGATCGCCGGGATTAAGCTGGAGACGATGGGGATGAAGATCGACACGCTCACCGACGAGCAGGTCGCCTACGCCACGGACTACTCCGCCGGCACCTGA
- the metK gene encoding methionine adenosyltransferase produces MAYLFTSESVSEGHPDKVSDQISDALLDAFLAKDPKSRVAVETMCTTGLVVVAGEVTTEAYVDVQEVVRQTIHEIGYTDPALQFDAASCGVLTALHAQSPDIAQGVDEGAGVDKDQGAGDQGLMFGYASTETDQYMPLALAASHGIVKKLADMRKTGHHMPYLRPDAKSQVTVEYEEDRRTIKRVHTIVVSTQHHPDATREQIEKDLRAYILPQVFDDLGAADKLDLDDVILHVNPTGRFVIGGPHGDTGLTGRKIIVDTYGGKGGHGGGAFSGKDPSKVDRSATYAARHVAKNIVAAGLAEEVLVQVAYAIGVAKPVSITVDTYGTGAISDAALVEAIRETFDLRPRAIVERFDLLRPIYRPTAAYGHFGRDGFPWEALDHVAALKEATAQHA; encoded by the coding sequence ATGGCCTACCTCTTCACCTCCGAGTCCGTCTCCGAAGGGCACCCGGACAAGGTCTCCGACCAGATCTCCGACGCCCTCCTCGACGCCTTCCTCGCCAAAGACCCCAAGAGCCGGGTCGCCGTCGAGACGATGTGCACGACGGGGCTCGTCGTCGTCGCGGGTGAGGTCACGACGGAGGCGTACGTCGACGTGCAGGAGGTCGTCCGCCAGACCATCCACGAGATCGGCTACACCGACCCCGCGCTCCAGTTCGACGCGGCCTCGTGCGGCGTGCTCACCGCGCTCCACGCGCAGAGCCCGGACATCGCGCAGGGCGTGGACGAAGGCGCGGGCGTGGATAAGGACCAGGGCGCGGGCGACCAGGGGCTGATGTTCGGCTACGCCTCGACCGAGACCGACCAGTACATGCCGCTCGCGCTCGCCGCGTCGCACGGCATCGTTAAGAAGCTGGCGGACATGCGGAAGACCGGCCACCACATGCCCTACCTCCGGCCCGACGCCAAGAGCCAGGTCACGGTGGAGTACGAGGAGGACCGCCGCACCATCAAGCGCGTCCACACCATCGTCGTCTCGACGCAGCACCACCCCGACGCCACGCGCGAGCAGATCGAGAAGGACCTCCGCGCCTACATCCTCCCCCAAGTCTTCGACGATCTCGGCGCCGCCGATAAGCTCGACCTCGACGACGTCATCCTCCACGTCAACCCGACGGGCCGCTTCGTCATCGGCGGGCCGCACGGCGACACCGGGCTGACCGGCCGCAAGATCATCGTCGACACCTACGGCGGGAAGGGCGGCCACGGCGGCGGCGCGTTCTCCGGCAAGGACCCCTCGAAGGTGGACCGCTCGGCGACGTATGCCGCCCGCCACGTCGCGAAGAACATCGTCGCGGCCGGGCTCGCCGAGGAGGTCCTCGTGCAGGTGGCCTACGCCATCGGCGTCGCCAAGCCCGTCTCCATCACCGTCGATACGTACGGCACCGGGGCGATCTCCGACGCCGCGCTCGTCGAGGCCATCCGCGAGACGTTCGACCTCCGCCCCCGCGCCATCGTCGAGCGCTTCGACCTCCTCCGCCCGATCTACCGCCCGACCGCCGCCTACGGCCACTTCGGCCGCGACGGCTTCCCGTGGGAGGCGCTCGACCACGTCGCCGCCCTCAAAGAGGCGACGGCGCAGCATGCGTAA
- the acpP gene encoding acyl carrier protein — protein MANGNDTEARVTSIIVEKLGVDESEITRDASFTNDLGADSLDTVELIMELEKEFDMTIPDEDAEKIATVGDAVDYVEANRTA, from the coding sequence ATGGCTAACGGAAACGACACCGAAGCCCGCGTCACCTCCATCATCGTCGAGAAACTCGGCGTGGACGAGAGCGAGATCACGCGCGACGCCTCCTTCACCAACGACCTCGGTGCCGACTCGCTCGACACGGTCGAGCTCATCATGGAGCTCGAGAAGGAGTTCGACATGACGATCCCGGACGAGGACGCCGAGAAGATCGCCACCGTCGGCGACGCCGTCGACTACGTCGAGGCCAACCGCACGGCCTAA
- the fabF gene encoding beta-ketoacyl-ACP synthase II, whose amino-acid sequence MQGTLPPGRRVVVTGLGALTPIGLTTESYWEAMMRGESGAAPITYFDPEPFATQFACELKGFDAEDFIDKKEARRMDAFSQYAIVSADQALADAGLDSAAMSDEDKTRVGVVFGSGIGGMKLFQDQTLVFGAEGPRRLSPFFVPYMILDIAPGLIAMRHGFMGPNYATVSACATSNNAIGDAFMLIRNGMANTVICGGSEAPITQIGVGGFGAMRALSTRNDSPATASRPFDASRDGFVIGEGAGALILESLEQAQARGAKIYAEVTGFGMSADAYHLTAPHPEGAGARLAMKMALETSGLEPEDVDYLNMHGTSTPLGDVAETQAIKKVFGDHAYEMSLSSTKSMTGHLLGAAGAVEAIASILAVKHDRVPPTINFEVPDERCDLDYTFNEPAERTVDVAMSNAFGFGGHNTTVVFKKFAE is encoded by the coding sequence ATGCAAGGCACACTTCCACCCGGCCGCCGCGTCGTCGTCACCGGCCTGGGCGCCCTCACCCCCATCGGCCTCACGACGGAATCCTATTGGGAGGCGATGATGCGCGGCGAGAGCGGCGCGGCGCCCATCACCTACTTCGACCCCGAGCCCTTCGCCACGCAGTTCGCGTGCGAGCTCAAGGGGTTCGACGCCGAGGATTTCATCGACAAGAAGGAGGCGCGCCGCATGGACGCCTTCTCGCAGTACGCGATCGTCTCCGCCGACCAGGCCCTCGCCGATGCCGGGCTCGACTCGGCGGCGATGTCGGACGAGGACAAGACCCGCGTCGGCGTCGTCTTCGGCTCCGGCATCGGGGGGATGAAGCTGTTCCAAGACCAGACCCTCGTCTTCGGCGCGGAGGGACCGCGCCGGCTCTCGCCGTTCTTCGTCCCCTACATGATCCTCGATATCGCACCCGGCCTCATCGCCATGCGCCACGGGTTCATGGGGCCGAACTACGCCACGGTCTCCGCCTGCGCCACGAGCAACAACGCCATCGGCGACGCCTTCATGCTCATCCGCAACGGCATGGCGAACACCGTCATCTGCGGCGGGTCCGAAGCCCCCATCACGCAGATCGGCGTCGGCGGCTTCGGCGCGATGCGCGCGCTCTCGACGCGGAACGACAGCCCGGCCACGGCCTCGCGTCCCTTCGACGCCTCGCGTGACGGGTTCGTGATCGGCGAGGGCGCAGGCGCGCTCATCCTCGAAAGCCTGGAGCAGGCGCAGGCGCGGGGCGCCAAGATCTACGCCGAGGTCACCGGCTTCGGCATGAGCGCCGACGCCTACCACCTCACCGCCCCGCACCCCGAGGGCGCGGGCGCCCGCCTCGCCATGAAGATGGCGCTCGAGACGAGCGGGCTGGAGCCCGAGGACGTGGACTACCTCAACATGCACGGCACGAGCACGCCGCTCGGCGACGTGGCCGAGACGCAGGCCATCAAGAAGGTCTTCGGCGACCACGCCTACGAAATGAGCCTCTCGTCCACGAAGTCGATGACGGGCCACCTCCTCGGCGCGGCCGGCGCCGTCGAGGCGATCGCGAGCATCCTCGCCGTGAAGCACGACCGCGTCCCGCCGACGATCAACTTCGAGGTGCCCGACGAGCGGTGCGACCTCGACTACACGTTCAACGAGCCCGCCGAGCGCACCGTCGACGTGGCGATGTCGAACGCGTTCGGCTTCGGCGGCCACAACACGACGGTCGTCTTCAAGAAGTTCGCCGAGTAG
- a CDS encoding sigma-70 family RNA polymerase sigma factor, with the protein MEQTHMQGEVTRLLETLRGGKRDALNDLFPLIYRELHAMAHRQLAARRPGQTLNSTALVHEAYLKMVGQSNAVWQDRKHFFAVAATAMRHIIVDYARHRRALKRGGNVVPTLLDEDRMGLPVDERAHEIIALDDALAHLSTLDERLARIVELRFFGGLSVEETAEVMEISERTVKRDWRKARAFLYQVLNEDAAA; encoded by the coding sequence ATGGAGCAGACCCATATGCAGGGCGAAGTCACCCGGTTATTAGAAACGCTGCGCGGCGGCAAGCGCGACGCCCTCAACGACCTGTTCCCCCTGATCTATCGCGAGCTCCACGCGATGGCCCACCGGCAGCTCGCCGCGCGACGCCCGGGCCAGACCCTCAACTCGACGGCCCTCGTCCACGAGGCCTACCTCAAGATGGTCGGCCAGTCGAACGCCGTCTGGCAGGACCGCAAGCACTTCTTCGCCGTCGCCGCCACGGCCATGCGGCACATCATCGTCGACTACGCGCGCCACCGCCGCGCGCTCAAGCGCGGCGGCAACGTCGTGCCCACGCTCCTCGACGAGGACCGGATGGGGTTGCCGGTGGACGAGCGAGCCCACGAGATCATCGCGCTCGACGACGCCCTCGCGCACCTGAGCACGCTCGACGAGCGGCTCGCCCGCATCGTCGAGCTCCGCTTCTTCGGCGGGCTCTCGGTCGAGGAGACGGCCGAGGTGATGGAGATCTCCGAGCGGACGGTGAAGCGGGACTGGCGCAAGGCGCGCGCCTTCCTCTATCAGGTGCTCAACGAAGATGCTGCCGCCTGA